The following nucleotide sequence is from Cicer arietinum cultivar CDC Frontier isolate Library 1 chromosome 2, Cicar.CDCFrontier_v2.0, whole genome shotgun sequence.
atctattataattaaatatacaaaaataattttcttaagaAATATTTCAAGTGTCCACATTAGAGTgatttaaattttcatccaattcaGATTTacttaaatttatcatttttgttaaaatgactaatactaataataataataataataataataataataataataataataataataataataatatatggtCTATTGCATTCAATGTGAATTAACACCATTAGCAAAGAATCAATATAATATtcaggcttaattgcagttttggtccctctattttagctgaatcgtaaaagtagtccctccattttgtttctctccagttttggtcctccaaacaaaattttagtctaaaatttgattaaatttcattcttttttttttttctcgtttATTTAAGTAAcctcatgcctcaagatctcgtagtgcaacaattgtacctgaaattcATGATCATAAATGATGTGGTGTcgcttaaaaaaatgaaatttcatcaagttttgaacaAAAATTCTGTTTGTGGACCAAAattggagagaaataaaatggggggattacttttgcgattcatctaaaataaggggaccaaacctgcaattaaataaaatattcatttatattattctcattaaaattcaaataaagaaccactttataatcaaatattgtgaacaacttggttaatgattTCGAACTGAAAACTTGGACATTCTgatcaaacaagatataaacctggttaatgacttaaaacaatatggttaattTCTTGCACAACTTGGTTAGTGGATTTCAACAGAAAGTTCAtaaaaacagaaagaaagaaattcaaaatttcatacatatttgttcataaaaacagaaagaaagaaaataacaaacaaaaagtgTTGTTCAAACACCACCAACTACATCACTATAGAGAACCTCCCACAAACTCAAAATATGCCCATAACAcacttattttttcttcttcttcttttcatccGGATTCACAAACGGACTTTGATTGACTACACTTTTAACTTGCTTCTTTGGTTTATCTTTCATTCTCGTAATTTTATTTGACGTTGCCATGTCTTAAAGCATTAGaactatagaaaaataaatactaaaatattaacatttaaataaaatagctCATTTATGATAGTAAATTTGTCTAAATTGAAATAATAGACATAAATATACTagaatatcaaatatttaagcATATAAAGCAAAATCATTTAAGCATATAAGGTATATAAAGCAAAATCATTATGTCTAAAATATAAAAGCATTTAGGCATATAAAGCAACAATGAAAGGAATATCAACAACAGCCAAAGGAAATAATGGAAGGAATATAACATTTAAGCATATAAAGCAAAATAATTTTGTCTAAAATATAAAGCAATAAAATAATCAATCTGGCCAAAAATAGAATCCCTAAAAaccaaaaatcctaaataaagaagcaaaaatagaaaccttaaatcaataactaaaaatCCTAAATTGAAGGAAACAACAATCATACAAAGAAGCAACAACAATGATATAGAGAAGTAAACTTACAATGAGAATACCCAACAACCTGTAACTATCGTACAaatagggatgggaataggctaggccgtccgacaggggcctatggcctggcctgtttaataaaaaggtcaggctcaggctgtttttaaagcctatttatgtaaataggtcaggctcacgcttgtaaaaaagcctattaggcctgacaggccggcctatatatattttatatgtatttcattctctattttttcttcttctaattttcattgcactcactccaacaaacatgtatgaaaacaacatattttttataaaaaccgatattatttatttgttactttatattttataaaaaccaatactatttatttgttatctttatatatattattagtatataaatttagaaatcctaattgtttattattactgaatatgagtttgtttgagaggtaatattccgagttgtttgagaggatttgtttagaggtaatattctgagttgtttgagagataataataggtgcgtttgtttcaataaaaaatttgttcttttaaatcaaaaactattttttagggtttaaaaggtatttgtttcatatttttaaaaaattattttgttagaaaaatcatttttttttaatttaatatatatatacatatacacattagtattggtatatggagaatcatataaattgatatgtgtagagcatcatgtagctatagataattgtttagaggtaataatctgagtttgtttgagaccatttgttttagagataataataggtgcgtttgttttaataaaaaatttattcttttaaaccaaaaatcatttttagggtttaaagggtgtttgtttcatatttttttaaattattttgttagaaaatttatttttaatgtgaataaggcttttaaataggcttacaggtcaggccatgataggtcgtaggtcaggctcaggccgaaaaaaaagcctatcataggTCGTAGGCCTCAAATattcatcgtaggccaggctcaggcctttcaaagcctggcctggcctggcctattcccacccctacgtATAAACGAGCAAACGAGTGAGCAACACAAATGCACAGAAATCGAATGCAACGAGCGAGCGAGCGAACGACAACGAAAGAAACGACAAAAATCGGATGCAACGAGAGCAAGCGACAAcgagaaagaaaagaagagaaGTAAGAAACAACATAAATTGCTCTCAAtggagaagaagatgaagaaacaAAGAAAAGAAGATGGAGAAGCATTCAGGCTCTCGGTGGAGAAGAAGATGGAGAAACGAAGAGAATAAGATGAAGAAGCATTCAGGAAGGAAAAAAAGGATTTCCTGAGGAATAGAAAGAGAATTATCAAAATAACTAAATTGTCCCTTAAATATGTATATGTCCTTAAATATGTATAcgtatacaatatatatatatatttgtatttgtgtttaaaaatgtatttaaataacatttctctAGTAAGAATTAACCTTGAAACCAATAGTAACCTCGTTAGTAAAGCTAAGATTCTCATTTGAATCATTTatatggagaaaaaaaaaaccaaaaaagaatTAATATCGTAATACTCCTTTGCATTAAATTTCTCTTATTACCTCTTACTCACTTGTTTGGTGGAACTCTAACAAATTTGTTTGTAttcaaaacttttattttttcactaATGTTTTAAAAACTTATCTAGCCATTATaaccaataatatttttgtatgaaTAAACCAAATAATATGTATCGAAACATTAGCTGATAAAAATACTCAACGTGACATATAGTTTCCACTATGATACAATGGTTAttcctctttttattttattttatgttgattgaattaataaagtttattgaaaaaaatgaaaaataagttAGATGTAGTATAGATAgcttaaaattaataattaagttatttaaaaaattgaaatatattatcttgaactaaatataattttttaatggaaaataaaataaattatataattaaaatgtgaaataaacTTCAAAtgctatttaattttttgacagaaaatttgaaatatattatattaaatataaattcagTATTAAGTTTGATATATCATAgatagattaaaattaaaaatcaaattctattaattatcttaaattcataaaaaaaaaattaaaaatatgaaagaaaaaattattattaataacggTGGTACTAAGGACTATTTTACATCTgtcctatttaaaatttaaactccGTTCTTTAAGGATACAATCATATAAAATTaccaactttttttaaaaaaatattaccgattttttaaagaatattggtgaaaaatgtatatataaCATGGTCGCATGGCAACTATAACTATATATTTCCAAAGAATTTtgtgaaagtttttttttttactcaagaaTTTTGTTAAAGATAAAATGTGTAATCATGCAAACAAGTAAATGATAGAATGCCTATAAgataattttgataatattaactattaaaaatcattctaatattttttaaatataaaaatacgcGACAATCCTCAtttataaaaacttaaatattgaattttttgacatgaTTATACATTTTGTAGAagctaataatattttttctataacaaaattatagattattttactgcctcacaaaaagaaatttttagaTCCGTCAATCCCTGAGACTTATATActactctaaaataaaatagatgtaAAATAAGGTAAAGTAGTaatcaaaaatttaatatatttatttttaaattaatattagatgtattaattttttaattactatttttattgtatttcatACGAAGAATATGTTATAATTGATGCTAACAAATACCATGTGATTATATTTCTGGTGGACATGAATACAGAGTATACACTGTGTTTCCTCTTGGAGTTCACTTTCAGAAGCTGCTTCAATGCAATGACCTCCAAAGAATTGGTAGTGTCTCTTTTTTCTTGTCAAAGAATTGGTAGTGTCTCAAGgtaatatatacaaaaaatttcTATAACAAACTTATCCATAACAACTAGGATCTTAGATAAAATAgatattatgaaaataaaacaagcaaatttaattaaaacaatttatataataaagaCGCACAAAAATATATGCAATAAAACACAATAGAAAAAAATCGTCTTTTCTAATTATCGTCAATTTCCAAACTTACTTTTAGTTTATCTAACTTGACCTAATATTTATACAATTTGGTATAAGCTTTTCTATTAACAACTTTTTACAAAATTACATATGAGCCTCaacataaatcaaaattaaagaaTGGCCATATATATAACATTCTCCATAGCAACATATAGCTATGTTAGAAATGAAGTTGCACACATTTTAATGCCTCAAGAATGGATGAAAAGTACAAACAAAATCTCTAATtagataaatttaattgattttatgcGTTAATCAATAAATCTAATCTAATTTACATGAGAATATATAGACCATAAAATGAAGAGAATCCCAAGGAATTGTGATATGATTATAGAGAAATCCTGTGTGAACAAAGTCAATTGATTAGATTCCATTATTAATTTCTATCATAATTAAACAATGTGGCTTTAGAGTGAAAAGAGACAATCACAATGAAACTTACTTGAGAGAGATGACTTGGAGCATAAGAGAAAGAAGATGAATAGTGTGGAGGTGATTGTTGTGAGTCTTGTGACTATAAACAACAAAGGCAAAGGAATTAATATGAAATCAACAATCAAATCAACCACAATGTAAATTAATTGATCTTTAATTAGTGTGTGTGTCaagcttataaaaaatttagtgtAACAATTTCAAAGCAAACAAAATTGATGTTTGATAGTCTTCAATTGAAACGGTGAAATGAAAATAaagcaaacaaaaaaatatctttaattagtaaaattgcaaggtaaaattttctaaaatttatgcaaataatatataatgcaACTGATGCTAAAATCATCTAAGGGCTGTTATTTTAGTCCTAACCATCTGATTTCTTAACAAAAATGAGtctttattatttgaaatttggTTAAGAGATAAATAAAGTTTGGTCAAAGATTATTTCACACAAAGTTCAAACTCGAGTCTTCCGATTGATACATTCTAAACTAAAGTTCATTAACTGCTTGTTTAATTAAGGATAGTTTGAAATgatattaaatcatatttttctaataaattgTATGGAATGCAATTATGCAGCACTAAAGTGTCTGACACGTGTCAATGTCTAACACTCGTACGACACTACACATGTGTTGTGTTTAGTGATCGTGTGTCCTGTCAAAGGTATATAACCTCAACTAGGAATTCATGGTAAAAGCCTTCCAAATTCTTCACTTGAACTATTTCCATCATGCTAGACTAAAGGAAAAaaagttcttgggtagaaatgATGCACAATGCAAGTGTTGCATGTTACCAATTCCAATTGATGGTTGGTATCAAAATGAAACTGCATCAGTAGAACTTTCAACTTTGCATGctataaaattttagatatggattatgaaaataaaaaatctataaaactCTCCCATTCACATATAGTTTAGTTTCAAAATCAGGAAAATTTGGCAGACAGAAGCTATACTTTTGAATGTTTCAAGCACAACTCAGGCTGCCGTACTATATATATTTGGTCACCAACTGCATTTTCTTTGTAACTATCTTGATTTCTGTGCCATGTCCATAATGCATATGTAGAATTCACAACCTGCAATAGTatcataaaatgattttttttttcaagtaaaaGATTAATATTATAGGCTTAATTTCTATAAACCAattgtgtaaaatatttttagacatGCATCCAATCAAATCATACCATAATATCACTTTATCACATTAGTTTCTAAAATatctcaacaaatatttattttgacgaaatagtaataataaggTTCAGagtacaaaatatatttaatgctGTCATACTCACcaagtgtatataaattaaatcataatcTTAACGTGATACTATTAACTATTTAACAAGTGTCCCCGATTATAGATTGAACTTCCTCGTTTGATGTTAAAAAGTCAAATTCTTACTACTAAATTAACAACTCATAAATGAGGCTTAGTAATTAAGTGAATTGTATCTAAAGGGTAGTctacaaaatcaataaaaaatcaaaatttaaggTACACAATTTGATGTTTTTACCTCAAGTATCCCATGACCAAAACTACTTTCTctaaatgcactccattcaggTTGTTTGTTCCAACAGAAGTTTCCTTTGGCAGGACCAGAGGAATAATTTGAGTGACAAACTCCTCCAAATTCAGGTATGTTATCTCCAGCTGAAGGACACTTTCCAGGTTCATCTGCATGGTCAACATCTACTTTCTCAATATTTCCACCATCTCCTACAGTTATGTAAATAGGTCCACAAGGATCTAATGTGTAATTATAAACTCTATTCATCCTCTCATAAGCATGGACCTGCAACATGTGCGAtaactttaatttaataaatggttaaatatgtttttagtcacAAGTGTCACATGTACTTTCATTTTTCATCATACGTTAGAATTTAATAATAGGAACCAAagttttgacaaaaaattatttagagaCTAAAGGTTGAAGAAAATTTCATAtaaacttaaaacaaaattttatagaaattaaaagcaTATTTACATATAATTCTTGGTCGAAGAACTATTCAATGTAAAATAACTTTGACTGCAAGAAATAGAGTAAATTTAACTTACATGACCATTGAAGACAATGTCAACTCTATATTGATAAAGAAGTGCTTCCATTTCCAATCTCATGCACTCAAATTCTTGATAGTGTGAAGCATAGCTGTTATACCAAGGAGGATGCCATGTAGCAACTAACCAAGGTGTTACACTACGGTCTACACTTTGCAGATCTTTCTTTAGCCAAGCAAATTGTGCACCTAGGTTCAAGATCCAATGAAACACATCAATTAGCAATATCTAAAAGGTTTAAATGTAGTTTTGgtgtaaaaaaattgttattaattcttgcaaatatattatatacCACTTTTTGCTTTTGATCATTGTTGTTTTGGTTTCGTCTTTGTAAAATTTATCATTGTTGTTTTGGTTTAGTCTTTGTAAAATTTGTTCATGTTAAAGTTAGTCCTTGTAATATGTGGAGTGTGTGATTTTAGTCCCTCCGATATGTGCTAATATAAAGGCTAAAAAGAATATTAGACACATACTACAACGACTAATTTCAacataaacaaattttatatataataaaacaaagtaacaaagatcaaaagtaaaaaatggTGTAGTTGCAAggattaaaaacaaataaactaaatttaCAGGACTAAAACTCAAAATGGTATATTTGCAcggactaaaaacatatttcaatttatgtaaaattatgCATGTGGCTTGCTTACATCACATAAACTACATTTTATGAGTATCACCTCGTTAGCACCAACACCTCTTATCAAAAACATATCTAGTGTCCAACATATGTCGGTGATGCAAGACATCGACACATacgattacattcaattaatttattttttcaaacttCTATCGATATAAGGTCAGTATTGTGCCAAGTATCTTTACTCATAGGTTATCACTTACCAGTACTATTGTAATCAACATAAGCTCCTAACATGATAAAGTGTATGCCACCAGCATCAAAAGAGTAATATAAGTTACTTTTAGAGNNNNNNNNNNNNNNNNNNNNNNNNNNNNNNNNNNNNNNNNNNNNNNNNNNNNNNNNNNNNNNNNNNNNNNNNNNNNNNNNNNNNNNNNNNNNNNNNNNNNNNNNNNNNNNNNNNNNNNNNNNNNNNNNNNNNNNNNNNNNNNNNNNNNNNNNNNNNNNNNNNNNNNNNNNNNNNNAAATCTTGTCAAGTATGATTTGAATGTGATCCCATCAACTTGAGGTTCAATCTCATGATTCCCTTCAATAACCATCATCGGAATTTTTGAGGTCAAAGGCTCCATAAACCTAATGTTTAAAAAGTGAAAGAGCGAATCATAAGCTATAAGTTGTATaagttataagttgtttttctATGCTATAAGCATAGGTTATTTTTataccaaaaatataaaataaaatcaaactgtTTTCATATAAACTATCCTGGAGAACTTATGAAAATAAGCTAAAAACAATTTATGGACATGTCAagatattttcataaattttctCAAACAGTCTCACAGGTGTTTATCTGAAAAAGaagctcaaataagtcaatAAGCTGAAAACAATTTATGGAAATGTCAAGATATTTCCATAAATTCTCTCAAAAAATCTCACAAGTACTTATGCTAAatgataaactcaaataagccAATTCAAACATGCTGTAAATGTAGGTTACCTTCCCCACCCATCCCATCGAGGTTGATAGGTCTCTCTGATTGGTGCATCTGGAAATGCGCATGAAAAACATGGAACACCCTTTCCACCGGTTGTAACATACTGATTTGCATATGTTAAATCTCCAATCATTAGAATCATTGAAGGATCATTGTAAATTAGATGATCAATAGTTGTTGAAGAATTGCTTGTGAGGCCCAAATCTCCAATAACTGCTATTCTAGTAGGATAATTCTTTGGACTAGGTGTTGGAAAAGTCTCAAAAATATTCTCTTGGCTCATGGCTGGAACAGAACTATCTCCACATTTGTAGTAATATCTTGTTCCAGGTTCAAGACCTACACTAGGAAAGAAATATCTCACAACTTTctccaaaataaaaaacaagttttgatatttatttgagAGTCTTACGTCGCAAATGAGATATGACATAAAAGTGTATTTATAAGTAAGAGAAGATTTACTTTACAATccaattttgtaaaaataaattagaccaaatataaaaatttagtatGGTATCAAAGTCTATCCAAGATATGTTGGACCACCATATCGGATCACACGCTAAATATTCAGTTCTGGACATGAAGATGGTGTTGAGAATCCCACATCAAATGAGatatcacataaaaatatttttataaataaaagacatCTTTACCTTATAAGTCGGTTTTGTAAGATAAGAAGACTAATATAAAACCTTAATAATATCACACCGCCGCTGAATTAGGATATTCAAAACTTCTAAACTAAGCAACATTGCACCTTGTTATAGAGCTGAAACCAGCCGTTAGGTACACATCTGAATTAGGTTCTATAAAATCAACccataaaatactttttatcaatgttttaaaaaccaaactagAGATTGAACTGGTGAGACCTACGAATCATAGTTCAATAAGTTTAAAAACCAATTGAACTAACCATGGTTCAGATCAAATTAGAATCAATTTGATTAACAAACTACAATACAACCGAGATCAAACCAACATGCAAACAGGCAAATTCTCAATTCAACCAGTTGAACTGACCGGTCCAGTTGTTAAAACCAAAAAGTAACTAAAATACATACCTTCAAGTTGGACATGGTGAATAATACCAGAGGTGTAATTCAAGAGGCCTTCAAAGGGATACAACTGAGAGTAAACAAGTGAATCACCTTTCCCTATATTTGTGTAATTGCCACTCTCTTTCCCATACCAAACCTCACTTCCAATAGATGCAGGATTAAGTGGGGTCACATTCACACCAATCTGTGCATTCCCTTATCCAAAATAAATCAAACCCATTAATAGTTTAATGATTTAGAAcacattaaacaaaaaaaaaaaacattttttttaactactaAACTATTTAcgaaattttaacatttaaataatttgtaattagATTCTTTAAATCAGAAatctaattataaaatttaaaaacatagtgacccaattattattttttttttaattcagaaACATGATTAAAAATTACTGATAAGATTTGGGACCTACGtacaaacttttcttttaattcatagaactatttaaaaatcttcAAACAGTTCAGGAGTTTTGTATAATTAAGTATCTGTTGTGTGAAAATGATGAATTGAGGAGAAAAAGTATTGAAGTACCAGTAATCCAAGAAACCCACATAGAAGTTGGTGAAGAGATAGCAAGAGCAATCTGTTCTGGAAAATTTGCAGTGACATTCATTCTGAGTCTTGGATGAGTCATGGGCAAGTCACCACTGCCCCTTCTCAGTGACGGGTCGAACCGGCGAGTCACTGGTTCAAATGGGCCGTCAAGGGTGGTCGGAATATGGCTCTTACTCACTGCCATGTTGTtgatgtttgtcatcatcaaaatgaGTGCAACTGACATGTAACAAAAGGTGCATATTTTCATTGGCTTGAATTGGATTCTTTGATGACATAAAATGAATCAGGATGAatgaaatgtttttttattttcactgTTTCTGATGATGTTGTAGATATTTTGTACTAAAGACTTGAGTTTGAAGCAAACATGTTGGTGTTGGTTGACATGTGTACATAGGCATCTCCGTTGAAACCTTGGAATATACTGTGtttcttggtttttttttttatttaaaaaaaggaaGATATTAAAAAGTTGCAAAAAGTTCCCATCAAAGTAGATGTCATTCATGGGGATGTTGATGTTCTTCACAAATGGTTCTGTAAAATAAACTTGCCATTTCAATTATTATATCAATTCTTTAATTGCATTGTGATgttaatttattgaaatttaaagGCAAATATTTACATTCTTATATTGGTTTATAAATCTTATtgcagatttttttttctttcagaagTAGATACCACTTTTAtacttgaaattttttatgacatttaGATCTGTAATACAcgcataataataaataaccaAATCAAACGTGGAACCAGTGAGACTTTTGGGTATCAAATTACTATACTATAGACAGTGTCAATTCACAGTTCAACCAGTTGCTTGCACCAAGCATTGAGGAATTGCAATTTTTCTGTAATATAGGACCAGAAATTTGGTTGGACCAGAAATTTGGTTGAACCAGATTACAAATTTACAGGCGAATCTTCGACAAATAATGATTACAGAAGGTGAGAAGGATAATCAAATAAAGCT
It contains:
- the LOC101498327 gene encoding LOW QUALITY PROTEIN: purple acid phosphatase 23 (The sequence of the model RefSeq protein was modified relative to this genomic sequence to represent the inferred CDS: substituted 1 base at 1 genomic stop codon); this translates as MKICTFCYMSVALILMMTNINNMAVSKSHIPTTLDGPFEPVTRRFDPSLRRGSGDLPMTHPRLRMNVTANFPEQIALAISSPTSMWVSWITGNAQIGVNVTPLNPASIGSEVWYGKESGNYTNIGKGDSLVYSQLYPFEGLLNYTSGIIHHVQLEGLEPGTRYYYKCGDSSVPAMSQENIFETFPTPSPKNYPTRIAVIGDLGLTSNSSTTIDHLIYNDPSMILMIGDLTYANQYVTTGGKGVPCFSCAFPDAPIRETYQPRWDGWGRFMEPLTSKIPMMVIEGNHEIEPQVDGITFKSYLTRFXXXXXXXXSKSNLYYSFDAGGIHFIMLGAYVDYNSTGAQFAWLKKDLQSVDRSVTPWLVATWHPPWYNSYASHYQEFECMRLEMEALLYQYRVDIVFNGHVHAYERMNRVYNYTLDPCGPIYITVGDGGNIEKVDVDHADEPGKCPSAGDNIPEFGGVCHSNYSSGPAKGNFCWNKQPEWSAFRESSFGHGILEVVNSTYALWTWHRNQDSYKENAVGDQIYIVRQPELCLKHSKSQDSQQSPPHYSSSFSYAPSHLSQDFSIIISQFLGILFILWSIYSHVNXIRFID